ttcctgttgggtgggAGGCATATTTGTGAATTTtggtgtatgggaaaggcctcaaaaaggcgatttactttgagcaaaaataataagaataactcttacgatttcAATAGGCACTttgtgctcgaaccctaataatgaTTATAGAAATCAACACACCACAAGCCAAAACGCAGCGCAACAGACTTGTTAGACCAGAAATTACAAATGAGCAACAGCAAACAGCTATTACCTGGAACCTGTAATGATCATCAATTgtcttgctctgtgtgtgtgtgtgtgtgtgtgtgtttgcagaccTGTATGTGAATTCTCAGACTGCAGCACAATGACCCAGGGCAACTTCTCTCCCTCCGACGACAAAACCTGTAGAgctgagagacaaaaaaacccacctaCTGCTACCGCCCAGGGATCTCACAGAGTGGATGTCACCACTACAGCAATCATACAACAATAATCCCTTCTAGATTTTGGTTGATCCATTGTACCTCTCTGCTGTGTGCCATCATTGGCCTGAGATGGCTCTTCATTGTTGTCGTACAGCGACAGCTGAATGATTTCCCCATCAGGACCCAGGATCAGGCAGCCAACAGATTTGTCGTCCTGCAAATCTGACAattaaacaacacagaaaaaacattccTCTGTCAACGAAATTAAGTAAAGCCAGCTCAGAAGTATTACAACGAAGGTATGCGTGGGATCATCTCTGAAGGCTCAACACATTGAATCTTGACGACGGAAGATAGACTCCTGCCACATTATTAtgtgtcatgtgtacctaataaagtgggtGTTGAGCATCCAACACagtatacttcacacactgacctgtCACACTGATGTGACATGCGATataacagttttatttcatGATATTTTGTGATATCCACTATTACAAGAGAAGAATAGACACAAATATGCATTTGGGACTTGGGAAATTAAAATACATGTCAAACAGCTAGATACAGTCAATTTAATCCAATCTACATTTTGGTTCGAGGGTCAGGGTATGTCGCAGTGGTTTAGCTCCAGTTACCTCTCAACTCCAGTGGCAGAACTCCCTTAACCACACTTCTGTTGGCATCACTGGGATCCAGTCGGTTGTGGAAACAGGCCAAAGAACTCTGTCTGCTCGGGCCTTTCCATCCTGAAACACAGCCCGACACtcctgctggaggaggaggagtctctATAAAGAGAAGACAGTGTATCAGGGAAAAGAGAAGCATGAGCGAAACAACATGATGTATCACTCAACTCAAGAGCTTTCGTAATAGTGgcgttaaaatgaaaaagaatttTCTATCACAGATCTTCCTGTTGTAGAATATTGTTACATCAACTCAGATGTGTATTgcaaagcagaaaaataaatgtaaggaCAAAGAAAGTGGTAATAACAcataacattttctttgaaaagatTTTTACAAAATTCTGTGCTGACACTGGTAGCTTTCTGATTTAAGAAGTGGATTATTCCTATATCCACACCAATCGGCATCATTTTTGTCCAAAGGTGGTACATGTGCTGTATACCTTCTTCAGGCGCCAGCAGAATTGTAGAACCTTTTATAGAGGTTaaccttcttcctcctccttcttgaCCTGTGGTCTGTATTTTAAAGCACTGCCTCTCTGATTTGTCTTTTCCCCCTCTCAGCTTCCCACTTGTCTCCTCTGAAAGACAGCATGAGAAAAGTGTTAATATAACACAGCATCTGTACATTGGAAGTAAGTTGAAATAGTCCtataaaacacagcaaagaaaatggcaaaaataaCATCTTCTAAAAAGAAGATAATATGGAGAACGGTACTTATCTGACCTGACACAGATTGGTAAGCCTTTAAATACCTTTGCCACTATCTAAAACaaagttaattaaaagtaaCTACTCGCGCAGTTCCAATTGTCTTTGTCTTGCATTTATTACCCAAACAACACCAAAGTTGGCACTGCAAATCCTATCAGTCCTATCattctttctctgtgtgagcCTTTGTTACCGTCCTTCTCAGGAAACAGTGGAGGTAGAGTCAAAGGCTGCTCGTGGAGTCTCTGCGGATTCTCTCTAGCTTTAATCCCATGTCTTTCCGAACGGAGTTGCCGGGCATCCAGCCTGGAATGATCTTGGATCACTCTCGCTGAGGCAACACTGGAGTTCTCTGCTATTGGAGGTAGGAGCTGTGCACGGTGTCCAGCACTCTCCCAGCTCACCTGCAACATTTCAACACAATAGTCTCTTAGATAACGTTAATGCAACGCAAGGGAAATCACGATTTCTGGAGCCTTTGCTCCTTTGCCTGTTGACAACAATGTTGATCGTTCTTTAGCCAATGAGTCTTTTtgacttttatattttaaaaactctTATCTACACATGAGCAGCCAAACTCCTGCCCCTTCTTCACAGGTAGCCTTTGTTAAAGACTTACAAATATGTGATGGAGGCTTCACACAGACACTGCTGCTCACTTTTGATAGCTGCCTCCAAAATCAAAAGCCAGGCATGTCCATCATCAAGCATTAAGTACATGTGAGACCACAGTGAAGAAGTGTCTTACCCTGTCTGTCTTGCAACATGTCTTCTCATAGCATGTTGAGTGTTCAATTTTCAGCGGAGGAAGGGACACACCTGCGTATGGGGAGGCAACCGGAACATTGAGGTAATCACTAGAGGATTAACTGCAAAACATGCTAGTACTTTAATTACTCCTCTACTACAATACCTGAGGTAGAGGTTGTTTCAGACTTTGTGTTTGACTGTCGATCTGCTCCACATGGTCTTACTAAAGAGTGGGACATGATTCAGGAAACAGCTTGAATGCATGAGATCAATTGTGAACATGCATTCATTACACATACTTACACTTGTTTTACCTTTCGTCCCGTATCTTCTCCCACTCAATGATCTCTCACAGCTGCCGTTGTCATGGTCTGTCCCACTGTTCTTCTGAATGGTACAGTCTCCATCAACAACCTTATGATGGTATTTTATCTCAGTATAAAGTGAATTCTCACTCTGTGGTGAACATATGTTAAAGTCACCCTGCAATGGTTAGACAGGACCAATCGTttacataaaattaaaatgtacatattcTGTATTTGTTAGTAAAGatgaaacactgacaaatacactaaatggacaaaagtattcagaccATTCAGTCCCCCCTCTTGAatctataacagcttccacacttcttggaagacttcCTTTAAGTGTTTATATGGGAATTTGTGTCAATTCATTATgtagagcattgatgaggtcaggcactaAAGGTTCTGGCTCACAATCCccgttccagttcatcccaaaagTTCTCGATGGGGCTAAGGCTCAGGGTTCTATTCAGGCGGGTCAAGTTCGTCCACACCAGACttaaagtcaaaccatgtcttgaTAGTTCTTTCTTTGGGTACTGGGACACAGTcgtgttggaatagaaaaggaccTTCATCAAACTGTTGCTACAAAGTTGGAAGCAGAGGATTGAccaaatgtcttggtatgctgaagagttaagattgtccttcattagAGATAAGGGGTCTAGAGCCCAAAGCCAAAATGAAGTGCTTGATTTCAATACTTAACCGGTGGGGCCAAATACCTTTATCCGTGAAGTGTATCTTAATATGGGATTTTCAGTCTTAAACAAGTCACCTGTGTGTCCTCTGGTTCTTCAGGTGTTGTTGCTACATAGTGCACCCAAGACTGTGATTCAATTTGTGGGGTTGGAGTCCTGGAAGTACATGCTCTCTGGAGGAACACATCCAGCCTGATTATCTTCCTGCTGTCCAGTTCCACTTCTTTTTCTGCAGACAAGGTTCATTTTGATGATTCACCCAAAGACCAACATCAAAGTGTAAACAACCTTCACAACTTCTTCATTATCTGCAGATTCTGTTTTGGACTTTGGGGACTGACATCTGTCCAAATCTTTTCTACCTAGTTGATGCTCCAGTTGCTGAGTGTTGTCCTTTGCAGGAGGCCACTGTGCGTTCACCGGCACAAACTCTGGACGAGGATGTGCTCTTGTGGGGTGAATGGACAGAGGACCTGGACAATGGAGGTCTTGAACAGGTGGGAAGCGAAGGGAAGGAAAAATGGATTGGGCAGGAAAGGTGCTCTGGAGGGAGGAGACACATTAAAAAAGACTTTTGCAGACCTCAAACACAAGTTCAAGTGTGACTACTGCAACATTCTCAACATTCAGtgcaacagacaaacaaagcactCCTCCGCTAAAGCCCATTCTTTTCTTGTGATGTACGATTACAAAATACAGTACCTTTGCAACGTGAATCTGTATCAGAGACATACTAAACTTAAaggatatatttttatttatttttatttttccatctaCCTGACTGTTGCTGTAGTTCAGAATGGCTGCCGTTAGCTCCTTTAGGGTGCTCCGCTGCTGCTCCACTTGTTGAGTGCGTCGGCGCACAACCCGCTTCTTCCTCTGCCCAGCCTCTAACTCACAATTGGTTTTTGTAGTTACTAGGTCCTGGAGGTAGAAAGGGGGCTCAATATTAGGTTTTTGAAAGCTTTATCTGTCTTTCTGACAGAACCTGGGTTAATTTCCCTTGAAATCTCCAATTATTGCAGTTACTTGCGTACACACCTGGGAATATAGTAAAAGTGGGCCCCGACGAGTGCTGTAAGTCTTTGGAAGGGCTTGCTCCGCAGCTACAAGCAGACGGCCACTGCTGGTCAAGCGTAGCACAGACTCCTGGGACTTCCAAATGTAGTAATCCTTTTTGTAGAGACATTGAATGTAGTGACTATGTAATGAACGAAACAACATTGAAATCACACTGGCAATGAACACACacgatgacctgctgaagttcaaaccatcACTGAAAGACCATttctcaaaaatgtaaaaaacctTGAAGTAGATGGAGTACGGCGAAGTAAGACGACAGCAGGTTCCTCTCCTGCAACAATTATTACCACCAAAATCTGAATTATTACAGCCTTTTGTGGTTGTACCTGTGGGGTAAAGCAAACATCCAGCCGCCCAACATGTCCTCCGGTGTTTCCCTCtgatgacacaaactgaccgCACCCCCGACTGAGCAAGGAGAGAGTCAACTCCTTCATGATGTATTTCTAAATCAGAGAGATTGAGATTAAGGATAATTCATAaattttaagattaaaaagagAGATGACACATGACATTGCTCCATTCCCCTCCCTGCACCAAGGTGCTAAATACTCAAATGCTAAATTAACGATATCTTACATACATATTGCTACAAATATTGGCACCAGTGTGATGTACAAACTTCACACTGGTGGTCACTTTCataataatgttatatactATCATACTTATATTATGAGTAAAACTTGTCATCTCAGAATTTTCACTGTAGGTCTGACTATTACCTAAAGTGAAATAACAGCAGTGAAGCGATCAATATGTAGTAAGTTAATCAAaagtacaatgtgtgtgtttttcttttaataaaatggcattaaaatattaaaagctGGACGTACCTGCTGTTTCCCCTGCCGTCCTCTCCctctatgtgtgtttgtgtgtgtgagacagagagcgagggaaggagagagacgacgacacacacacacacacacacacacattcctctgctgctgctttttgttcAGAGTCAAGcagctttaagtgtgtgtgacctctAATATCTACAATTTCTGATGAATATTTGGGCTAAGTGTTTATATTCAGGAGTCTGAAAGGACTCAGGTCAAGTGTGGCCACacaaaccctgtgtgtgtgtgttatgcatgtttgtgtggcCTTTTGTTCAGGCCCAGTTGCTAGGTTTTCCAAAGTTGTtagtctgtgtctttgtttccatGGCTACATTGGCATGTGACATATTTggaacacatgcatgcacgcatttggccagataatctgttcaaatcttAATTATTAATAACCCAATTATCCTCAATTATCCTTAACCTAACAACAATTAAAAtctagattttttttcatttactacaacaaatgaatgaaacaacGTTTCCCAAACTTGTAAAGATGAAAAACCCGCGCAACCAAATTAACTTGGTCACAAAATCATGACCAAGACTTAAAATGTGTAAGCATAAATCTGAAAGAAAACGCTAGaaaagtgtgtatgtatatgtatacaaaaaacaaaaaaacgtccCTCTCACCTTCTTGGGGTGGTATCTGTGTCATCCTCAAGCTTGGGTCCTCCACCAGAGGCCTGGGAGTTTGAGGGTTCTGCGCAGTATCTTAGCTGTTCCTAGGACTGTGCTCTTCTGGACTGAGGCTTCTGATGTTGGTCCTGGGATCTGTTGGAGCCACTCCCCCAGTTTGGGGGTTACTGCCATGGGTCCTACTACCATGGGAACCACGCTCGCCTTGACCTTCCACATCTGCTCCAGCTGTTGTTTCAACCCTCGGTACCTTTTTGTGTTCCTTCTTTCTGATGTTGACGTCTGCTGTGTATGGCCACATCTATTTGCTCTTTGTCTACCACCACTATGTCCAGTTGGTTAGCCAGGACGTGTTTGTCAGTCTGGAAGCTGAAGTCCCACAGCACCTTGGCCCTGTTGTTCTCAGCCACCTTCTGTGGTGCTGCTCATTGGGATTTGGGTACTTCTATTCCATACTGGGTACAGATGTTCCTGTACACTATTCCAGCCACTTGTGTCTTTGGTTGTGTCTCTCCATGTACACTGACCCGTACGCTGATGGGCATCTTTGCATAGTCTGCACCTTGGGTCAGATCTACTCTTGTAAATCTTGGCCTCTATGGCTCTTGTACCTAGGGCCTGTTCTTGTGCTGCCATGATCAGTGCCTCTGTGCTGTCTCTGAGTCCAGACTTTTTCTGCCATTGATAGGTCTTCTCGATATCAGTCACTTGTCCCTTGGATTTTTGATGTTTCATCCTGGATAGTGTCCTTGATGCTCACTAGTCCTTGgcctccctctttcctcttAGCGTACAGTCTCTGGGTGCTGGATTTGGGGTGAAACCCTCCGTGCATGGTGAGGAGCTTTCTTGTCTTGATATCTGTGGCTTCTATCTCGTCCTTTGGCCAGCTTATGATCCCTTCTGAGTATTGAGCTAGATGCTTACTCATCTTAGCTGCAATGATGCCTGACAGGGCCTTCCATGTTGTGGAGAGACATTATTATTGGCTGGTAGTTGGATGAGATAGGTCCCTTCTAAAGGTCCTTCAGGATTAGGACTGTCCTGCCCTGGGTCAGCCACTCTGGGTGGGACCCATCCCTTAGCAGCTGGTTCATCTGCGCTGCTAGGCGTTCATGGAGTGCTTTTAGTTTCTTTAGCCAGTAGGCATGGATCATATCGGGGCCTGGTGCTGTCTAGCTCTTCATCTTTGACACTCTATCTTGGATGTCTGCTATTGAGATGGTTACTGCTTCTTGTTCTGGGAGGTTATTGTGGTCTGCTTTTAGGTCCACTAGCCATTGGGCATCTGGGTTGTTATTTCCTCCCTGCCACTGAGAGTTCACCTTGGCTGGTTCAGAGAACAGCTTGTTTATTCTCCTGGCCTCTGCCTCCTTGGTGTATCTCTTCAAATGGGTGGCCAATGCTGTTAGTCTTTGTTTGGCATTTTTGAGTGCTTCAGGTATGGAGAGCTTGGCATACTTCCCTTTATTCACCATGTTGCCTTTCTGTAGCTCCGCTAGCTGGCTAACTTCTCTCTGTGTTGTCCTTATCTTGGCCTCTAACCGTATTCTCCATGGTGGATGCTGTCTGTTATGGTTTGAGCCCATCTTGTATCCAAGCATTTCTAGGATTACTGTTGCTGTACTGTGTATCAGCTTATTGGTCTCAGTGATGGTTCCTGTAGGGATTGCTGTTAGTGCAGCATTCACATCCAGTAGCAGAACTTCTGAAGGCACTTTACAAGTCAGCTTTGgtattgtatatatatctatatgtatatatatataaatatatatgtatatatatatatatatatatatatatatatatatgtatatatatatatatatatatatatacatacagtatatatatacatatgtatatatatgtactatgAAGTACGTATAGATCACAAGATACTAGTGAATgtcaaacatgttaaaaatgtacGTTTTAAAATCGTGAAGATGTGTTcaatgatgtaaaaatcacgTCATGATAATCCCTcaactacaggataatttggccagataatctgttcaaatcagcctcaAATCTAAACCCAGTTATCCTCAATTATCCCTAACCTAACAACAATTaaaatcttgatttttttttcatttagtaCAACTATGTTTCCCAAACTTGTAAAGATGAAAAACCAGCGCAACCAAATTCACGTTATAAATCATGACCAAGACGTAAAATGTGTAAGCAtaaatctgaaagaaaacactagaaaagtgtccaatatatatatatatatatatatatatatatatatatatatatatatatatatatacatatatatatatatactataaagTGCCTCTGGCAAAATAGGTATAGATCACAAGATACTTGCGAGGGAAGCTTGccaatttatttttcagtgcATCCTTTATTAAATTTGATCacatccttattattattattattattagtagtatttttaatatttattctggTGACATTCATCCAATGTGACATTCATCCAAGTCCCCTCAGACCTCAAACTGTAGACATGGCTTTACATTGTACAAAGGAGGCGGCATTACATTCTGCTCGTCACGTTTACATCTCTCAGGTGAGGATAAAAACCGAGCAGCTGCGGCAGTTTGTCTCagcgggagagagggaggtCACTAAGGTCTCCAGTCGTCCACTTGTCGTGACTCGCTGGTgaaattacatactgtatattttgcaAATGcctatggtgttttttttttaagtgttcttgtgtttttttaatgttctgttATGCTCTGTTGTTAATGTGTTGATTATTACCAGACGCTGTCctatatatttgttttctgtcacctACGAATGAATCATCTGTCGTGATATTCAATAATCTGAAATATTTCTCAACAACATATGCTGCTACACTGCCTTTGTTTTGGGGTCCAATGGAGAACACAACAGAGACGTTTGTGTTGACCATGTACGCAGAACTGGGCCAGTTCAAGTACATGTATTTTACTCTGGCGctgatattttacatatttgtcATTGTTGCAAACGTGACTCTTATTGTGATCATCTCGGTTAACAGTAACCTGCACGAGCCCATGTATGTGTTCCTGTGCAGCTTGTTTGCTAATGAGATATACGGCAGCACGTCCTTGATGCCCTGCTTCATGGTCCACATCTTGGCAGAGACTCATGAgatttctgcctttttctgcttccttcaaatatttaacattcacacctatggcaCTGTTGAATTTGGGACCTTAACAGTCATGGCATATGACCGATATGTGTGCATCTGTAAGCCTCTGCATTACAACATTATAATAACAAAGAGAAAGGTACAAATTGTCATACTCGTTATCTGGATAATTTGCTTTGTAGAGATCGGGGTTTTGCTGTCCTTCACGATTCATTCGAAACGCTGCGGCAATGTGATCAACAAAGTGTTCTGTGCACACCAGCTTGTTGTCGCGCTCTCTTGTTCGCCAGACAGAACTGTGTCGATTATTCACGACCTGGTCGTCGGCCTCGTTTTCACGGTCGGCGCTCCTGTCAGTTACATTTCCTATACGTACGCAAAGATTTTGGCCGTGTGCCTGAAAGGTTCCAAAGAGACCAAGATGAAGGCTTTGGAGACCTGCACTCCCCACGCCGTGTCACTCATTACCTTTGTCTTCGCCTGCTTTTACAGTCTGATATCGCAGAGATTTGACATCTCCTCAGTTCCGTATCCGCTGTGTGTCGTGTTGTCAGCGTACGCGATGGTCATTCAGCCTTTTCAGAGTCCGATCATCTACGGCCTCAAactgtccaaaattagacatgCCTGTAAGAACCTGctgacattaaaaacatcacaactcTACATTTTTCACGGAGAGTGTTTGAATCCTCACCTTTCATTCTTGACTGAAATGAACATACATGCATTAAAGTTTCAGAATGTGAACATCTACGCAGGTGAAAATGTATTACcgtttattgtcattgttgcttatgattatattatattatattaataactTCAGGAGCTAAAAAAGAATAGAGAATGCAAAACAATACAAGTACAATACAAAGTGAGTTTAGTCATTGTGTCTTTCCATGACATGAAAAAATGACAAGTTTGTAACGAGTTTAAATGgtcaattttaaacattatttgcaCAGTATATAATTTACATAgggtgtaaataaatataacaacgTACCACGTACCATAAATAAAACCACTCTTAATATTTAAGATGAGTTGCTTTCATTTAATCAAAATATTTAAGTTTGCACCTTTACTTTTCCCCATTAAGGGTGAATAAAGTGATTCATTATTGCCTTAAATTTGaagacacatttaacattttaacagtggtggggcagacaatcacagtgtcaataatgaaatgacaataattaaTGTAGTTGTACAATATACAGATGATTTGACACTAAAACAATATGGGTTCaacatgaatggatgaaaaaagGTGGCACAGGTAGGATTTATAGGGAGATGAGTGTTTGAGCGCAAATGCCTTTACTCTCAATTCTTTTTAACAAAATGCTTcaaaatataatacatacaATATCTTCTCTGTAAAAAACGGAGTCGAGCACTACTCAACTCAACTTTACTCGGTTTGGTTTCAGATACCAAACCCCCCCCGCAGTGTGTTaagactctgcattgacttccctAAACACAGGAGTATCCTGACCCTTTAGCGCCTAGGCCCACATAGGGGatttttaaaattgatttttaaaaaatatgggAGACCACAGACCCAGATTTTCAtagttttaa
Above is a window of Solea senegalensis isolate Sse05_10M linkage group LG2, IFAPA_SoseM_1, whole genome shotgun sequence DNA encoding:
- the LOC122765287 gene encoding olfactory receptor 52L1-like — encoded protein: MENTTETFVLTMYAELGQFKYMYFTLALIFYIFVIVANVTLIVIISVNSNLHEPMYVFLCSLFANEIYGSTSLMPCFMVHILAETHEISAFFCFLQIFNIHTYGTVEFGTLTVMAYDRYVCICKPLHYNIIITKRKVQIVILVIWIICFVEIGVLLSFTIHSKRCGNVINKVFCAHQLVVALSCSPDRTVSIIHDLVVGLVFTVGAPVSYISYTYAKILAVCLKGSKETKMKALETCTPHAVSLITFVFACFYSLISQRFDISSVPYPLCVVLSAYAMVIQPFQSPIIYGLKLSKIRHACKNLLTLKTSQLYIFHGECLNPHLSFLTEMNIHALKFQNVNIYAGENVLPFIVIVAYDYIILY